In one window of Dyella thiooxydans DNA:
- the trmD gene encoding tRNA (guanosine(37)-N1)-methyltransferase TrmD: MRIDVVTLFPDFMRQCAAVGVVGRAQQRELLQVETWNPRDFATDNYRTVDGRTCGGGPGMVMLIEPLRAALKAVREAAPEPVHVIYLSPQGARLTQDRVVSLAKMPRIALLCGRYEGVDERLLAHEVDEELSIGDYVLSGGELGAAVVIDAVGRLQDGALNDAQSAQQDSFSDGLLDCPHYTKPVHDALGDVPAVLLSGDHAAIRRWRLKQSLGRTWLRRPDLLARRNLDAESAVLLEEFRRDYLRHHEAAVADRGN, from the coding sequence ATGCGCATCGACGTCGTCACGCTGTTTCCCGACTTCATGCGCCAGTGCGCCGCGGTCGGTGTCGTGGGACGCGCGCAGCAGCGGGAGCTGCTGCAGGTGGAAACCTGGAACCCGCGCGACTTCGCCACCGACAATTACCGTACCGTGGACGGCCGCACCTGCGGCGGCGGACCCGGGATGGTGATGCTGATCGAGCCCTTGCGGGCCGCCTTGAAGGCGGTGCGTGAGGCGGCACCGGAGCCGGTGCATGTGATTTACCTCAGTCCGCAGGGAGCGCGGCTGACGCAGGACCGGGTGGTGTCGCTGGCGAAAATGCCGCGGATCGCCCTGCTCTGCGGACGTTATGAAGGAGTGGACGAGCGTCTGCTGGCGCACGAGGTCGACGAGGAGCTTTCCATCGGCGATTATGTGCTGTCCGGCGGCGAGCTGGGCGCCGCGGTGGTCATCGACGCGGTGGGTCGCTTGCAGGACGGCGCGTTGAACGACGCGCAGTCGGCGCAGCAGGATTCGTTCTCGGACGGCCTGCTGGATTGTCCGCACTACACGAAACCGGTGCATGACGCACTGGGTGACGTGCCGGCGGTGCTGTTGTCTGGCGATCATGCGGCCATCCGCCGCTGGCGCCTCAAGCAGTCGCTGGGACGGACCTGGTTGCGACGTCCCGATCTGCTGGCGCGACGGAACCTCGATGCAGAGTCCGCCGTGCTGTTGGAAGAATTCCGCCGCGACTATCTGCGGCACCACGAAGCGGCCGTCGCAGACCGCGGTAATTGA
- the rimM gene encoding ribosome maturation factor RimM (Essential for efficient processing of 16S rRNA) has product MAEAGRRVLMGRIVGLYGVQGWLKIESWSEPRTRIFDYQPWQLSTAPGEVVEVSGIKGRPQGKGLICHLPNVDTREQAAALVGKDIHVARELLPPPGKDEYYWVDLEGLEVVTTEGVALGRVSHLFATGANDVVVVRDGERERLVPFIQGSYVRSVDLEAGRMVVDWDPEF; this is encoded by the coding sequence ATGGCTGAAGCCGGTCGGCGCGTCCTGATGGGACGCATCGTCGGGCTGTACGGGGTGCAGGGCTGGCTCAAGATCGAATCCTGGTCCGAGCCCCGCACGCGGATTTTCGACTACCAGCCCTGGCAGCTCTCCACGGCGCCGGGCGAAGTGGTCGAGGTGTCGGGTATCAAGGGGCGTCCGCAAGGCAAGGGGCTGATCTGCCACCTGCCCAACGTGGACACCCGCGAGCAGGCCGCGGCGCTGGTGGGCAAGGACATCCATGTCGCCCGCGAACTGCTGCCGCCACCCGGCAAGGACGAGTACTACTGGGTCGACCTCGAAGGGCTTGAGGTCGTCACCACCGAAGGCGTGGCGCTGGGGCGGGTCAGTCACCTGTTCGCGACCGGAGCCAACGACGTGGTGGTGGTTAGGGACGGCGAGCGCGAGCGGCTGGTTCCCTTCATCCAGGGCAGTTACGTGCGTTCGGTGGATCTGGAAGCCGGGCGCATGGTGGTGGACTGGGATCCCGAGTTCTGA
- the rpsP gene encoding 30S ribosomal protein S16: MVKIRLSRGGAKGRPFYHIVVTDQRNKRDGRSIENVGFYNPVASGKDKRLELNVERVNEWVGKGAQLTDKVAALVKEAGKQQAA, from the coding sequence ATGGTCAAGATTCGTCTTTCGCGCGGTGGCGCCAAGGGCCGTCCGTTCTACCACATCGTCGTGACCGATCAGCGCAACAAGCGCGACGGCCGCAGCATCGAGAACGTGGGCTTCTACAACCCGGTCGCGTCCGGCAAGGACAAGCGTCTCGAGCTCAACGTCGAGCGCGTCAACGAGTGGGTGGGCAAGGGTGCGCAGCTGACCGACAAGGTCGCCGCCCTGGTCAAGGAAGCCGGCAAGCAGCAGGCTGCCTGA
- the ffh gene encoding signal recognition particle protein: protein MFESLSQRLSSTVNRLRGRGRLTEENIRESLREVRIALLEADVALPVVQALIERVKVRAVGQEVLKSLSPGQALVKVVSDELTAVMGTVNTELNLAQTPPAVVLMAGLQGAGKTTTVGKLARFLTERKKKRVMVVSCDVYRPAAIEQLRTLAEQVGVSFFPSEAGQSPVDIAKNAIAAARREVIDVLLVDTAGRLSVDQAMMDEIKALHAAITPVETLFVVDAMTGQDAANTAKAFAEALPLTGVVLTKTDGDARGGAALSVRYVTGRPIKFLGAGEKSDALEPFHPDRVAQRILGMGDVLSLVEEVERKVDHEKAQKLATKVMKGKRFDLNDMRDQLEQMSNMGGLAGLMDKLPGMASVPDNVKSKVNDGELKKMVAIIQSMTKKERRHPDLLNGSRRARVARGSGTQPADVNRLLKQYMQMEKMMSKLAKGGSKGLLRQMRGAMKGMGGMGGGLPPMR from the coding sequence ATGTTCGAGTCGCTCAGCCAACGCCTCTCCTCCACCGTCAACCGCCTGCGCGGTCGCGGTCGCCTGACCGAGGAGAACATCCGCGAGTCGCTGCGCGAGGTGCGCATCGCCCTGCTCGAGGCCGACGTCGCCCTGCCGGTGGTGCAGGCGCTGATCGAGCGGGTCAAGGTGCGCGCGGTCGGCCAGGAGGTGCTCAAGAGCCTGTCGCCGGGCCAGGCGCTGGTGAAGGTGGTCAGCGACGAGCTGACCGCGGTGATGGGCACGGTCAACACCGAGCTCAACCTCGCCCAGACGCCACCGGCGGTGGTGCTGATGGCCGGCCTGCAGGGCGCTGGCAAGACCACCACGGTGGGCAAGCTGGCCCGCTTCCTGACCGAACGCAAGAAGAAGCGGGTGATGGTGGTCAGCTGCGACGTCTACCGTCCGGCGGCGATCGAGCAGTTGCGCACGCTGGCCGAACAGGTCGGCGTGAGCTTCTTCCCGTCCGAGGCGGGCCAGAGCCCGGTCGACATCGCGAAGAACGCGATCGCCGCGGCCCGCCGCGAAGTGATCGACGTGCTGCTGGTGGACACCGCCGGCCGCCTCAGCGTCGACCAGGCGATGATGGACGAGATCAAGGCGCTCCACGCCGCGATCACCCCGGTAGAGACCCTGTTCGTGGTCGACGCGATGACCGGCCAGGACGCGGCCAACACCGCCAAGGCCTTCGCCGAGGCGCTGCCGCTCACCGGCGTGGTGCTGACCAAGACCGATGGTGACGCCCGCGGCGGTGCGGCGCTGTCGGTGCGCTATGTCACCGGCCGGCCGATCAAGTTCCTCGGCGCCGGCGAGAAGTCCGATGCGCTGGAACCGTTCCACCCGGACCGCGTGGCACAGCGCATCCTCGGCATGGGCGACGTGCTGTCGCTGGTCGAGGAGGTCGAGCGCAAGGTCGACCATGAAAAGGCGCAGAAGCTCGCCACCAAGGTGATGAAGGGCAAGCGCTTCGACCTGAACGACATGCGGGACCAGCTCGAGCAGATGTCCAACATGGGCGGCCTGGCCGGCCTGATGGACAAGCTGCCGGGCATGGCCAGCGTGCCGGACAACGTGAAGTCGAAGGTCAACGACGGCGAGCTCAAGAAGATGGTCGCGATCATCCAGTCGATGACCAAGAAGGAGCGCCGCCATCCCGATCTGCTGAACGGCTCGCGCCGCGCCCGCGTGGCCCGGGGTTCCGGCACCCAGCCGGCCGATGTCAACCGCCTGCTCAAGCAGTACATGCAGATGGAAAAGATGATGTCCAAGCTGGCCAAGGGCGGCAGCAAGGGCCTGCTGCGGCAGATGCGCGGCGCCATGAAGGGCATGGGCGGAATGGGCGGTGGCCTGCCGCCGATGCGCTGA
- a CDS encoding cytochrome C assembly family protein — protein sequence MILSALNLLAVALYLIATAALAWPLLGEGRPPGGRMPLVVAAAAVLLHATALLSMHRGALDLHFFAALSLVACVVSALTLLVNLTRPVAILGVAVFPLSALLVAIDGFVAPPTVPTPMDWQIKLHVTIALLAFSVLSIAAVLAIGLAVQERGLRHRQFGPWLRALPPLTLTESLLFQLIGAGFALLTLTLVTGALFVDNLFGQHLVHKTVLSILAWLVFGALLFGRWRYGWRGRRAVNLTLSGTALLVLAFFGTKAVLELVLHRSM from the coding sequence ATGATCCTTTCCGCGCTCAACCTGCTGGCCGTCGCCCTCTACCTGATCGCCACGGCCGCGCTCGCCTGGCCGCTGCTCGGGGAGGGCCGGCCTCCCGGGGGACGCATGCCGCTGGTGGTGGCCGCCGCCGCCGTCCTGCTGCACGCCACGGCGCTGCTGAGCATGCACCGCGGCGCGCTGGACCTGCACTTCTTCGCCGCACTGTCGCTGGTCGCCTGCGTGGTGTCGGCACTGACCCTGCTGGTGAACCTGACCCGGCCGGTCGCGATACTGGGCGTGGCGGTGTTTCCCCTTTCGGCCCTGCTGGTGGCCATCGACGGCTTCGTCGCGCCGCCGACCGTTCCCACACCGATGGACTGGCAGATCAAGCTGCACGTGACCATCGCCCTGCTCGCCTTCAGCGTGCTGTCGATCGCCGCGGTGCTGGCGATCGGCCTGGCGGTGCAGGAGCGCGGCCTGCGCCACCGCCAGTTCGGGCCCTGGCTGCGCGCGCTGCCGCCGCTGACCCTGACCGAGTCGCTGCTGTTCCAGCTGATCGGCGCCGGCTTCGCTCTGCTGACCCTGACCCTGGTCACCGGTGCGCTGTTCGTCGACAACCTGTTCGGCCAGCACCTGGTGCACAAGACGGTGCTGTCGATCCTCGCCTGGCTGGTGTTCGGCGCACTGCTGTTCGGCCGCTGGCGCTACGGCTGGCGCGGCCGTCGCGCGGTTAACCTCACGCTGTCCGGCACCGCACTGCTGGTGCTGGCCTTCTTCGGCACCAAGGCCGTGCTCGAACTGGTCCTTCATCGCAGCATGTAG
- the purU gene encoding formyltetrahydrofolate deformylase, whose product MEAAQFVLTLSCADRPGIVGAVSSHLAAQGSNILEAQQFGDAQTGQFFMRLVFHPCTADVAADDLRAGFKVVAQRFDMQWTLRLRDQRRRVLLMVSKFDHCLADLLYRWRIGELPMDIVGIIANHPRETYRHLDFDAIPFHYLPVDRADKATQEAQVWAVIEQSGAELVVLARYMQVLSDELAGKLAGRCINIHHSFLPGFKGARPYHQAHRRGVKLIGATAHFVTADLDEGPIIEQDIERVSHSNTPEDMIRIGRDIERRVLARTLRLVLDDRVLVDGHKTVVFAP is encoded by the coding sequence ATGGAAGCCGCGCAGTTCGTCCTGACCCTCTCCTGCGCCGACCGCCCCGGCATCGTGGGCGCCGTCTCCAGCCACCTGGCCGCCCAGGGCAGCAACATCCTCGAGGCGCAGCAGTTCGGCGACGCGCAGACCGGGCAGTTCTTCATGCGCCTGGTGTTTCACCCCTGCACCGCCGACGTGGCCGCAGACGACCTGCGCGCCGGTTTCAAGGTGGTCGCCCAGCGCTTCGACATGCAGTGGACGCTGCGTCTGCGCGACCAGCGCCGCCGCGTGCTGCTGATGGTGTCGAAGTTCGACCACTGCCTGGCCGACCTGCTGTACCGCTGGCGGATCGGCGAACTGCCGATGGACATCGTCGGCATCATCGCCAACCACCCGCGCGAGACCTACCGCCACCTGGATTTCGACGCCATCCCGTTCCACTACCTGCCGGTCGACCGCGCCGACAAGGCGACACAGGAAGCACAGGTGTGGGCGGTGATCGAGCAGTCCGGAGCCGAGCTGGTGGTACTCGCCCGCTACATGCAGGTGCTGTCGGACGAGCTGGCCGGCAAGCTCGCCGGCCGCTGCATCAACATCCACCACTCGTTCCTGCCCGGCTTCAAGGGCGCCCGGCCGTACCACCAGGCGCACCGGCGCGGGGTCAAGCTGATCGGTGCCACCGCGCACTTCGTCACCGCCGACCTCGACGAAGGCCCGATCATCGAGCAGGACATCGAGCGGGTCAGCCACAGCAACACCCCGGAGGACATGATCCGCATCGGCCGCGACATCGAGCGCCGGGTGCTGGCGCGCACCCTGCGGCTGGTGCTGGACGACCGGGTACTGGTCGACGGTCACAAGACGGTGGTGTTCGCACCGTAG
- the radA gene encoding DNA repair protein RadA — translation MAKAKTAYVCTECGAEHSKWQGQCVECGVWNTLSEIVLQPAVKSAGAARGGYAGRAAGATKVTPLTEVAVTAESRTLTGIGELDRVLGGGLVDGSVVLIGGDPGIGKSTLLLQMLGTLGSQLPSVYVSGEESLAQVAARAQRLDLPLAPLHGLAETCIERILEQAVASRPRVLVIDSIQTIWTELLTAAPGSVSQVRESAAKLTRFAKETGTSVFLVGHVTKEGGIAGPRVLEHMVDAVLYFEGESGSRFRVLRAFKNRFGAVNELGVFAMSEKGLREVPNPSAIFLSAHSGPTPGSAVMVTREGTRPLLVEVQALVDQSSLGNPRRVALGLEQNRLAMLLAVLHRHGGVAAYDQDVFVNVVGGIRVQETAADLPVLLAVLSSLRDRPLPDKTIAFGEVGLSGEIRPVPNGEERLKEAATHGFRRAIVPKANAPKKGRVGEMEVVGVERLSEAIDACR, via the coding sequence ATGGCCAAGGCCAAGACCGCCTATGTCTGCACCGAATGCGGTGCCGAGCACTCCAAGTGGCAGGGGCAGTGCGTCGAGTGCGGGGTATGGAACACGCTCAGCGAGATCGTGCTGCAGCCGGCGGTGAAGTCGGCCGGTGCGGCGCGTGGCGGCTACGCGGGCAGGGCGGCGGGGGCGACGAAGGTGACGCCGCTGACCGAGGTGGCGGTGACCGCCGAATCGCGCACGCTCACCGGCATCGGCGAGCTGGACCGGGTGCTGGGCGGCGGCCTGGTCGACGGTTCGGTGGTGCTGATCGGCGGCGATCCGGGCATCGGCAAGTCCACCCTGCTGCTGCAGATGCTGGGCACGCTCGGCAGCCAGCTGCCCAGCGTCTACGTGTCGGGCGAGGAATCGCTGGCCCAGGTGGCGGCCCGCGCGCAGCGGCTGGACCTGCCGCTGGCGCCGCTGCACGGCCTGGCCGAGACCTGCATCGAGCGCATCCTGGAACAGGCCGTCGCCAGCCGGCCGCGGGTGCTGGTGATCGATTCGATCCAGACCATCTGGACCGAGCTGCTCACCGCCGCGCCGGGCTCGGTAAGCCAGGTGCGCGAGTCGGCGGCCAAGCTCACCCGCTTCGCCAAGGAGACCGGCACGTCCGTGTTCCTCGTCGGCCACGTCACCAAGGAGGGCGGCATCGCCGGCCCGCGCGTGCTCGAGCACATGGTCGATGCGGTGCTGTATTTCGAGGGCGAGTCCGGTAGCCGCTTCCGCGTGCTGCGCGCGTTCAAGAACCGCTTCGGCGCGGTCAACGAGCTGGGCGTGTTCGCGATGAGCGAGAAGGGCCTGCGCGAGGTGCCGAACCCGTCGGCGATCTTCCTCTCCGCGCACAGCGGGCCGACGCCGGGCAGCGCGGTGATGGTCACCCGCGAGGGCACCCGGCCGCTGCTGGTGGAAGTGCAGGCGCTGGTCGACCAGAGTTCGCTCGGCAACCCGCGCCGCGTGGCGCTGGGCCTGGAGCAGAACCGGCTGGCCATGCTGCTGGCGGTGCTGCATAGGCACGGCGGCGTCGCGGCGTACGACCAGGACGTGTTCGTCAACGTGGTCGGCGGCATCCGCGTGCAGGAAACCGCGGCCGACCTGCCGGTACTGCTGGCGGTGCTGTCCTCGCTGCGGGACCGGCCGCTGCCGGACAAGACCATCGCCTTCGGCGAGGTCGGCCTGTCCGGCGAGATCCGCCCGGTGCCGAATGGCGAGGAGCGGCTGAAGGAGGCGGCGACGCACGGCTTCCGCCGCGCCATCGTGCCGAAGGCCAATGCGCCGAAGAAGGGCCGGGTGGGCGAGATGGAGGTGGTGGGCGTGGAGCGCCTGTCCGAAGCCATCGACGCCTGCCGCTGA
- the alr gene encoding alanine racemase, whose product MSRTTVATIHLGALRHNLALIQRTAAPSRVMAVVKADAYGHGLERVARALDGQAEAFAVAALGDGLRLRAAGHRQRIAVLSGPDQPGDIAEMQRLDLDAVIHHEAQLAWLAEASPRRGRLRVWIKVDSGMHRLGFAPERVAAVHAQLAAMPGIDPQIGLLTHFAESEVFGGTVTRAQIERFNAATAGLDGPRSLANSAGLLGWPEARADWVRTGGLLYGLSVVDGKSGGDFGYRPAMTLSTRLIAINRIRAGERLGYNGTWTCPEDMPVGVAAIGYGDGYPRSAVAGTPVLVGDRRVPLVGRVSMDLITLDLREAPAARVGDRVTLWGPELPVEAVAAQAGTISYDLTCGMTRRVLFVEDEG is encoded by the coding sequence ATGAGTCGCACCACCGTCGCCACCATCCACCTCGGCGCGCTGCGCCACAACCTGGCGCTGATCCAGCGCACCGCGGCGCCGTCCCGGGTCATGGCGGTGGTCAAGGCCGACGCCTACGGCCACGGGCTGGAGCGGGTGGCGCGGGCGCTGGACGGGCAGGCCGAGGCCTTCGCCGTCGCGGCACTGGGGGATGGCCTGCGCCTGCGTGCGGCGGGCCACCGCCAGCGTATCGCCGTGCTTTCCGGGCCGGATCAGCCGGGCGACATCGCCGAGATGCAGCGGCTGGACCTGGACGCGGTGATCCACCACGAAGCCCAGCTCGCATGGCTGGCCGAGGCATCGCCGCGCCGTGGAAGGCTGCGGGTGTGGATCAAGGTCGACAGCGGCATGCACCGGCTGGGCTTCGCGCCGGAGCGGGTCGCCGCCGTCCATGCGCAGCTGGCGGCGATGCCCGGCATCGACCCGCAGATCGGCCTGCTCACCCATTTCGCCGAGTCCGAGGTGTTCGGCGGTACGGTAACCCGCGCCCAGATCGAGCGTTTCAACGCCGCCACGGCCGGTCTCGACGGCCCGCGCTCGCTGGCCAATTCCGCCGGCCTGCTGGGCTGGCCCGAGGCGCGTGCGGACTGGGTCCGCACCGGCGGTCTGCTGTACGGCCTGTCGGTGGTCGACGGCAAGAGCGGCGGCGATTTCGGCTATCGCCCGGCGATGACGCTGTCCACCCGGCTGATCGCGATCAACCGGATCCGCGCCGGTGAACGGCTGGGCTACAACGGCACCTGGACCTGCCCGGAGGATATGCCGGTCGGCGTGGCGGCGATCGGCTACGGCGACGGCTATCCGCGCAGCGCGGTGGCCGGCACGCCGGTGCTGGTCGGCGACCGCCGCGTGCCGCTGGTCGGCCGCGTGTCGATGGACCTGATCACGCTGGACCTGCGCGAGGCGCCGGCCGCCCGCGTCGGCGACCGCGTCACCCTGTGGGGGCCGGAGCTTCCCGTGGAAGCCGTTGCGGCCCAGGCCGGCACGATCAGCTATGACCTCACCTGCGGCATGACCCGACGCGTGCTGTTTGTCGAGGACGAGGGCTGA